CCTGTCGTGGATCCGCCGGCACGCAGTCGGGGACGTCACCGTGCGCGACGTCACCTCGGCCTGGGCCTGCTACGGGATCTGGGGCCCGATGGCTCGCGACGTGCTCCAGCCACTCACTCCCCAGAGCCTGGACAACGAGGCCTTCCCCTACATGTCCGCGCGGCTGACCACGGTCGGGGGTGCGCCGGCGCGACTGCTTCGGGTCACCTTCGTCGGCGAGCTCGGCTGGGAGGTGTACGTCCCCATGGAGCACGGCGCCGCGGTCTGGCGGCTGCTCGCCGATGCCACCGACGCGGCCGGCGGCATGCCCTGCGGCTATAAGGCCATCGACTCGTTGCGCGCCGAGAAGGGGTACCGGTACTGGGGCAGCGACGTGACCGGCGACGAGACGCCGTACGAGGCCGGACTCGGCTTCTGCGTGCGCGCCGACAAGTCCTTCGTGGGCTCCGACACCCTCGACCCGGAGCCGTTGCGGCGATTGGTCTGCTTGACCCTCGACGACCCGCAGCGAGCCGTCCTCGGCAACGAGCCGGTCCGTGTCGAGGGGCGCACTGTTGGGAGGGTCACCAGCGGAGCCATCGGCCATACCGTGGACGCCTCGATCGCCTTCGCCTATCTCCCTCGGTCCGCGACCGTCCCCGGCACCCGCACCGAGGTGCTGGTGTTCGGCGAGTGGGTCGGCGCGACGGTGCGCCAGGAGCCCTTGTACGACCCGTCCGGCGAGAGGGTTCGCTCATGAGGGAGTCGACGATCTCCTCCGATCGAGCCCTGGGACACGACGAATTCCGTAGCCTCGTTGCGCCGTTCGCGTCACCCACGCAGCGGATCATGAGGCCCGTGACGACCCGGAAGGCGACGTGATGAGCATGTCGACGGCCACCCTCGACCTCGAAGGGCTGCGAACGCGCGTCGACCGCGGGGAGATCCACACCGTGGTGCTCGCGATCGTGGACATGCAGGGCCGCCTGCAGGGCAAGCGCCTGCATGCCGCCTACTTCCTCGAGGACGTCGTCGCGCACGGCACGGAGGGGTGCAACTACCTGCTCGCCGTGGACGTGGACATGAACACGGTGGACGGGTACCGGATGTCCTCGTGGGACAAGGGCTACGGGGACTTCGTCATGCATCCGGACTTCAGCACGCTGCGGGTGCTGCCCTGGCACGAGGGCACCGCCTTCCTCTTCGCCGACCTGTCCTGGGAGGACGGCAGCGACGTCCTCGCCTCGCCGCGGCAGATCCTTCGCCGGCAGACCGCCCGACTCGCCGAGCAGGGCATGGTCGCCCTCGTGGGGACCGAGCTGGAGTTCATCGTCTTCGACGACACCTACGAGTCGTTGTGGGCGACCGGCTATCGCGACCCGCACCCGTCCAACCTCTACAACGTCGACTACTCGATCCTGGGCACGTCGCGCATCGAGCCCTTGCTGCGTCGCATCCGGCTCGGCATGTCCGGTGCCGGCATGCAGGTCGAGTCGGCCAAGGGCGAGTGCAACCTGGGCCAGCACGAGATCGCCTTCAAGTACGCCGAGGCGCTGCGAACCTGCGACAACCACTCGCTGTACAAGACCGGGTCGAAGGAGATCGCCGCCCAGGAGGGCCAGGCAATCACCTTCATGGCGAAGTTCAACGAGCGCGAGGGCAACTCCTGCCACATCCATCTCTCGTTCCGCTCCGGCGATGGTGACCCCGTCCTCGCCGGCGAGGGCCACCACGACGAAGGGCTGTCCTCGGTCGGGAAGGCGTTCGTCGCCGGACAGCTCGCTCACCTCGAGGAGCTGACCCTCTTCCTCGCCCCCAACATCAACTCCTACAAGCGCTACGTCGAGGG
This region of Actinomycetes bacterium genomic DNA includes:
- a CDS encoding glutamine synthetase family protein, with translation MSMSTATLDLEGLRTRVDRGEIHTVVLAIVDMQGRLQGKRLHAAYFLEDVVAHGTEGCNYLLAVDVDMNTVDGYRMSSWDKGYGDFVMHPDFSTLRVLPWHEGTAFLFADLSWEDGSDVLASPRQILRRQTARLAEQGMVALVGTELEFIVFDDTYESLWATGYRDPHPSNLYNVDYSILGTSRIEPLLRRIRLGMSGAGMQVESAKGECNLGQHEIAFKYAEALRTCDNHSLYKTGSKEIAAQEGQAITFMAKFNEREGNSCHIHLSFRSGDGDPVLAGEGHHDEGLSSVGKAFVAGQLAHLEELTLFLAPNINSYKRYVEGSFAPTAVKWGRDNRTCAFRLVGHGPSLRLECRVPGGDVNPYLAVAGLVAAGLDGIERDLELEAPYSGNAYLAGERRVPESLSDALALWEGSTWVREVFGEEVHEHYANMARVELAAFNRAVTDWERLRGFERL